The following coding sequences are from one Candidatus Eisenbacteria bacterium window:
- a CDS encoding response regulator translates to MTSSQEATRILIAEDDPTNQYVFRTILRNAGYEVTIVENGLLALETARESPPRLFLLDMMMPVMDGYETAWRIIQDPLFDGIPIIALTARAMQGDAERTLEAGCDDYLSKPIQRKTFLDKIACWLEREPGDWMPARLAKRVPQRDVA, encoded by the coding sequence ATGACATCCTCACAGGAAGCGACCAGGATCCTCATCGCGGAGGACGATCCCACGAACCAGTATGTCTTTCGCACCATCCTCCGAAACGCGGGTTACGAGGTCACGATCGTGGAGAACGGCCTCCTCGCCCTCGAGACGGCCAGGGAGAGCCCGCCACGCCTCTTCCTCCTCGACATGATGATGCCCGTGATGGACGGCTACGAGACGGCATGGCGGATCATCCAGGACCCGCTCTTCGACGGCATCCCCATCATCGCCCTGACGGCCCGCGCCATGCAGGGCGACGCGGAGCGCACGCTCGAGGCCGGGTGCGACGACTATCTGTCGAAGCCGATCCAGCGCAAGACCTTCCTCGACAAGATCGCCTGCTGGCTGGAGCGCGAGCCCGGCGACTGGATGCCCGCGCGCCTCGCCAAGCGCGTGCCGCAACGCGACGTCGCCTAG